In one window of Amblyraja radiata isolate CabotCenter1 chromosome 29, sAmbRad1.1.pri, whole genome shotgun sequence DNA:
- the fam32a gene encoding protein FAM32A gives MFEVGGAWSAGPAVCARAKMADYEAVERGSLRLKGVADLGVKKKKKNKEIKKMLQQITSNQQQYDDAEENKRTIVDKRTPAQKAFDKMQEKRQIERILKKASKTHKQSVEEFNRHLDTLTEHYDIPKVSWTK, from the exons ATGTTTGAGGTGGGCGGGGCCTGGTCCGCGGGTCCAGCAGTCTGTGCGCGGGCGAAGATGGCCGACTACGAGGCGGTGGAGCGCGGAAGTCTCCGGCTCAAAGGCGTCGCTGATCTCGGTGTCAAGAA GAAGAAAAAGAATAAAGAAATCAAGAAAATGCTGCAACAGATTACATCAAACCAGCAGCAGTATGACGATGCGGAAGAAAACAAACGAACAATTGTAGACAAAAGAACTCCAGCGCAGAAGGCATTTGACAAAATGCAGGAGAAGCGG CAAATCGAAAGGATCTTGAAGAAGGCATCGAAAACACACAAACAGAGCGTTGAA GAGTTTAACAGACACCTGGATACCCTTACGGAACATTACGATATTCCCAAAGTCAGCTGGACGAAATGA